The Strix uralensis isolate ZFMK-TIS-50842 chromosome 34, bStrUra1, whole genome shotgun sequence genome window below encodes:
- the LOC141936797 gene encoding uncharacterized protein LOC141936797 isoform X1, which yields MAERPPSSPRVVWEEEVGAPQESSSPLEPCEVTTVLPLRIDETLPEEMPEKPGWDYESSDMTTVFGEYLQPSQKTDVLLVAIEALTADDVHDRQMGSDVVDTAMTDPASWLTDVPEVLRCIHTNVEQIRTEPARHSLDSLLLLLTKWSPREVVRSLLVISPTCDSAAVAMWEVMISVPWALWRVVSELLRVLRDWRLRRVFSCAADDACIYPLVLLANAVIDNKQFAALYKTQRYLRRPSPVMLSLVLAGLTTLSKTPETARKMLVLLPDIMENLLAANSDIRMKALMLFINVIPHMKREEAKLIALRLAEKLLLLFDDESSRVRELSIRLFEDVMKTAVGRNTKKMVKKVQGALLPLFFHTNEKIESVAKASWDTLRACAEFLGWRRLSFLAETGQTPLIGEYLITHKRNSADEYLLQSLLYVENPQASMREAAVRFIGLAARRWRILRLEKLWEICQSALQSLENDAEHSIRCLAAQTVLILTALKQKPRSGWSLRSLWCCA from the exons atggcagagagacccCCCAGCAGTCCCagggtggtttgggaggaggaggtgggggctccccaggagagcagctctccgcTGGAGCCCTGCGAGGTGACCACGGTCCTGCCGCTGCGGATCG ACGAGACGCTGCCAGAGGAGATGCCAGAGAAACCGGGATGGGATTATGAGAGCAGCGACATGACTACG GTGTTTGGCGAATACCTCCAGCCTTCTCAGAAGACAGATGTTCTCCTCGTGGCCATCGAGGCCTTGACGGCAGACGATGTCCACgacaggcagatgggcagcgACGTCGTGGACACGGCCATGACAGACCCGGCGTCCTGGCTGACGgat GTGCCAGAAGTCCTGAGATGCATCCACACAAACGTGGAGCAGATCCGCACGGAGCCGGCCCGGCACAGCCTggactcgctgctgctgctgctgaccaagtggagccccagggaggtggtcaggagccTGTTGGTCATCTCTCCAACGTGTGACAG CGCTGCCGtggccatgtgggaggtgatgatctccgTGCCCTGGGCTTTGTGGAGAGTCGTGTCGGAGCTGCTCCGCGTGCTGCGGGACTGGCGGCTGCGCAGGGTGTTCAGCTGTGCCGCGGACGACGCCTGCATCTACCCCTTGGTT ctgctgGCCAACGCTGTCATTGACAACAAGCAGTTTGCTGCCCTCTACAAAacccagaggtacctgaggcgTCCCAGCCCGGTGATGCTCTCTCTCGTGCTCGCGGGCCTCACGACACTCTCAAAAACACCCGAAACG gccaggaaaatgctggtgctgctgcccgacATCATGGAGAACCTGCTGGCAGCCAACAGCGATATCAGGATGAAGGCCCTGATGCTCTTCATCAACGTGATTCCtcacatgaagagggaagaggccaaGCTCATCGCTCTGAGGCTGGCGGAGAAGCTCCTGCTCCTCTTCGATGAT gagtccagccgggtgcgggagctctccatccgcctcttcGAAGACGTGATGAAGACCGCGGTGgggagaaacaccaaaaaaatggtgaagaaagtgcaGGGTGCGCTGCTGCCGCTGTTCTTCCACACCAACGAGAAGATCGAGAGCGTGGCCAAG GCTTCCTGGGACACCCTCCGCGCCTGTGCAGagttcctgggctggaggaggctcagctTCCTGGCCGAGACAGGGCAGACACCCCTGATCGGAGAGTActtg ataacGCACAAGAGGAACAGTGCAGACGAgtatctgctccagagcctgctctACGTGGAGAACCCTCAGGCCAGCATGCGAGAGGCGGCCGTCAGGTTCATCG ggcttgctGCGCGGCGCTGGAGGATCctcaggctggagaagctgtgggagaTCTGCCAGAGTG CCCTCCAGTCCTTGGAGAACGACGCTGAGCACTCCATCAGGTGCCTGGCAGCTCAGACCGTCCTCATCCTGAcagctctaaagcagaagccaagGTCAGGATGGAGCCTGCGGTCGCTGTGGTGCTGCGCCTGA
- the LOC141936797 gene encoding maestro heat-like repeat-containing protein family member 7 isoform X2, translated as MPEKPGWDYESSDMTTVFGEYLQPSQKTDVLLVAIEALTADDVHDRQMGSDVVDTAMTDPASWLTDVPEVLRCIHTNVEQIRTEPARHSLDSLLLLLTKWSPREVVRSLLVISPTCDSAAVAMWEVMISVPWALWRVVSELLRVLRDWRLRRVFSCAADDACIYPLVLLANAVIDNKQFAALYKTQRYLRRPSPVMLSLVLAGLTTLSKTPETARKMLVLLPDIMENLLAANSDIRMKALMLFINVIPHMKREEAKLIALRLAEKLLLLFDDESSRVRELSIRLFEDVMKTAVGRNTKKMVKKVQGALLPLFFHTNEKIESVAKASWDTLRACAEFLGWRRLSFLAETGQTPLIGEYLITHKRNSADEYLLQSLLYVENPQASMREAAVRFIGLAARRWRILRLEKLWEICQSALQSLENDAEHSIRCLAAQTVLILTALKQKPRSGWSLRSLWCCA; from the exons ATGCCAGAGAAACCGGGATGGGATTATGAGAGCAGCGACATGACTACG GTGTTTGGCGAATACCTCCAGCCTTCTCAGAAGACAGATGTTCTCCTCGTGGCCATCGAGGCCTTGACGGCAGACGATGTCCACgacaggcagatgggcagcgACGTCGTGGACACGGCCATGACAGACCCGGCGTCCTGGCTGACGgat GTGCCAGAAGTCCTGAGATGCATCCACACAAACGTGGAGCAGATCCGCACGGAGCCGGCCCGGCACAGCCTggactcgctgctgctgctgctgaccaagtggagccccagggaggtggtcaggagccTGTTGGTCATCTCTCCAACGTGTGACAG CGCTGCCGtggccatgtgggaggtgatgatctccgTGCCCTGGGCTTTGTGGAGAGTCGTGTCGGAGCTGCTCCGCGTGCTGCGGGACTGGCGGCTGCGCAGGGTGTTCAGCTGTGCCGCGGACGACGCCTGCATCTACCCCTTGGTT ctgctgGCCAACGCTGTCATTGACAACAAGCAGTTTGCTGCCCTCTACAAAacccagaggtacctgaggcgTCCCAGCCCGGTGATGCTCTCTCTCGTGCTCGCGGGCCTCACGACACTCTCAAAAACACCCGAAACG gccaggaaaatgctggtgctgctgcccgacATCATGGAGAACCTGCTGGCAGCCAACAGCGATATCAGGATGAAGGCCCTGATGCTCTTCATCAACGTGATTCCtcacatgaagagggaagaggccaaGCTCATCGCTCTGAGGCTGGCGGAGAAGCTCCTGCTCCTCTTCGATGAT gagtccagccgggtgcgggagctctccatccgcctcttcGAAGACGTGATGAAGACCGCGGTGgggagaaacaccaaaaaaatggtgaagaaagtgcaGGGTGCGCTGCTGCCGCTGTTCTTCCACACCAACGAGAAGATCGAGAGCGTGGCCAAG GCTTCCTGGGACACCCTCCGCGCCTGTGCAGagttcctgggctggaggaggctcagctTCCTGGCCGAGACAGGGCAGACACCCCTGATCGGAGAGTActtg ataacGCACAAGAGGAACAGTGCAGACGAgtatctgctccagagcctgctctACGTGGAGAACCCTCAGGCCAGCATGCGAGAGGCGGCCGTCAGGTTCATCG ggcttgctGCGCGGCGCTGGAGGATCctcaggctggagaagctgtgggagaTCTGCCAGAGTG CCCTCCAGTCCTTGGAGAACGACGCTGAGCACTCCATCAGGTGCCTGGCAGCTCAGACCGTCCTCATCCTGAcagctctaaagcagaagccaagGTCAGGATGGAGCCTGCGGTCGCTGTGGTGCTGCGCCTGA